The following DNA comes from Mya arenaria isolate MELC-2E11 chromosome 11, ASM2691426v1.
accctgaaatactgaaagcttcggggggcttcgcccccaaagtccccccaccagggctttgccctggacccatcgggggccttAAGCGGCCCCATGAACCCtacgcagacattttcaggattggcaacttggccctgttatcatccctgtacacctttctttcaaaatttactcggtttccttcataaaaaccattattttcgacattcattcatcctttttggaatatttaaccattgtattaattgtggtaaatcttatttgggagtaagagtgcatctttaaatggaCGAGTAAACATTTATGGAGGTGTTTTGATTTTGGCTTGTTGAACCATGccttatatttgaataatttgaaatacCTCTATACTTTTAACTCATTATTTTCAGGAGAGCCATTTTTCAGATAATACCATAGGAACTGGATCATTGTTGAACTAATCTGCATTATGTCATCAACCATTGTTACAATTATAACAATAGCAAATTGTCCAGCTCTCCAAATAACATTTAGCCTTTCAATGGTAAATGTTCGCCAGTTTTTTTGTacttattaaaatcaagatcAAAACAGCAGcctataaatattaacaatcgAAAATGGGCAGCATATCAAAATTGATTGataaaatcaacttttttattttttaagcaaaatattgaaatcttGAATAACCCTTACACTGTTACAATTTCAGAAAAGAAGCTACAAAGATTCAAAGGACAGACTAAGACAGATAAAGTCCGACCTGATGAAATGATTAAATCTCTACAAGAGGCTAGAGACCTTCATACTTCCCAGTACTTGGAAAGCAGAGACTCTCAGAGTAGTGAATTTGTGACTGTGGATCAAGATAATAGCTCAGTGCTTCTTTCTGTACAGCGGAAACTGCATCCCGAGAGGCAGGCGCTTAACCAGCTAGAGCTGATTCCACTTGTCCATGACgatgttttatcaaaacattccGAACAAATTGAAGagattgaaacaaaaaatacttaaaattttAGGGGACAATAATTGACTTGAAATCGTCTTTAAATGTATGTAAGTGCAATAGTTTGTATATACAGAAATGTTGTGATATACTGTTGATTGTTCTGGAAGTATTGTCCAGTCATTGTTAAATAACGAAATAGATTTACGATCATGCATAGATAAAATGTCGGatgttatttatgaattttcTCATCAAATACATGCCATGATGGTAAAACTTCACAGTAAATAATAGGTTTAATAATGATTGTAAAACAGCCAGAGATCATTTTTATCGTTGTAAGTGATTATTGTCTACAAATCAAAATGAAGCTAATCGCCTAATATTTTTTCAGCCTAGAAATGATTATTGTCACACTTATGGTAAAGCTAGATTAAGAAATTTGTAATACAGTAAAGAAAGGAACTCTTTATGGTCCCTTAGTAAGTGGAACTCTTGcaagttttgaaattatataaagaaatacaaatatatatatatatatgtatgtagtgatgtaaacaaatttgtaaaccattttaaaaatatgtctttCGTCCAATGATGTAAGCTTTAGAGACCATATAAGAATGGTAACGATAATGATGTAAATATTGATTGTCTTGTTGGTATGATTACTGTTGACAAAATAGTTAATACGATTTCATCCATGTCAAGGCACAAAAGCTCTGATTTATCTGGAAATGTTGCAGAATTCTTTATTGACTCCAAAGATTTTATATCGCTATATCATGCTCATATTTTTAACTATATGTTTGATAGAGCGGTATACCTTGTTGTTATTGttccaatttataaaaaaaggtgataaaaaaaatccctctAAATATCGTGGCATAAAATATCCTCATTAATGTTGTGCAATTGTATAAACAAGTGGTgataaagtgaaaataaatttgatgatGCTCGATTTGGATTTATTTAACAATCCTGGTACTGTTGGGTGTATTTTGTTCTTCATGctgttattcaaaatgtattagGCCAAAAAAGATACCTGTATTTGCGGTAACTCGACCGACCCCATTTTTGCTTCCCTGGCCTTAATCTTTATTAGGgccttaaaaaaatacaattggttcgggttacctgaccctacctacgTGATCAGTTTGTTTAAACATGGTTCGATAATGTGAATTAACAGAgcaaataagaaaattatgttaagtttaaaaaagaacttaaatttgaaaaatatatcgatacCTTCAACAAAGAAAATCATTGAATTGCTTTATCAAGATTCTGACGGAGTGCctcaataacattattaaagaaGATAGAAATGTAAACTATGTACTATGACTACTATTAATATGGTTGAATCAGAATATCACTTTTCTATGTATTTGTTGATTATATATGGGCCTGAGAAATGAATATAACATAAACAGATCGTTTAACACTACTGAAAAAATTGTATCTACCTTTAAATAGCTAGTAATAATTTGAGGACTATCAGGAATCTAGcgaaatttgtattttttgccATGTCCAAACAATACTGTTTACATTACAGATTGAAGGGGGCGCCCACTCCTCTCCTCCTTAAATCATTCAAGTTTACTTTATTTGTCAATAATCGgagagaaaaaagtaataaaatatgctcAAATGCACCAAAGTTTGCGCCCCCATTATGATAAAAGTCAATTCCTGGAGCCATTTCTGGTATATTTGGATATAGGATGGGAagaaaaatggaataaaaatatagcagaaaatatagaataatattataatctCTCTTATCATTGTCttataaattattgttaaaaaacgtttatataaatgttcagCGCTGTTAACGCCAGTATTTGGCACAcgacagtgaatcaaagcatgattataccatctcagaccattggctaaTTCCCATAGTTATAGGTTTTATAGTTGAATGGttggtgaaaaaaaaacatgctgaacatgctggatctactttgatctactttttatgcccccaaaggtgggcatattaaaatcgcaccgtccgtccgtgtgtccgatAACTTGTGTcccggctgtaactttcccttgtatggacagtttttaaaataactttccacatgtgttcgacataccaagacgacgtgtcgtgtgcaagacccatgtccctacctctaaggtcaaggtcacacttagtgtttattcacaatggtgtgctgcatataaggtcatagagtataggttgtcgtgtccgggctgtaactttcccttgtatggacagaatttgaaataacttgccacatgtgttccacataccaagacgacgtgtcgtgtgcaagacccgtgtccctacctctaaggtcaaggtcacacttagtgtttattcacaatggtgtgctgcatataaggtcatagagtataggttgttgtgtccgggctgttactttcccttgtatggacagaatttgaaataacttgccacatgtgttccacataccaagacgacgtgtcgtgtgcaagacccgtgtccctacctctaagctcaaggtcacactcaggtgtttattcacaatggagtgctgcatatataaggacataaagtataggttgtcgtgtccaggctgtaactttctcttgtatggacagattttaaaatgacttgttaCATGTGTTCgtcataccaagacgacgtgtcgcgtgcaagacccatttccctacctctaagttcaaggtcacactcaggtgtttattcacaatggaatgctgcatataaggacacagagtatagtttgtcgcgtccaggctgtaactttctcttgtatcaacatattttaaaataacttgcctcatgtgtttgacataccaagacgacgtgtcgcgtacaagacccatgtccctacctctaaagacaagatcaacttttcatgtactgacttTGTTCATAGGTctatgtcacattcgggggcattcatcatatactgtgacagctcttgttttgtttacattttcatcgCATTGTTTGTATACCTACACCAGATTTGGTCACCTTATTgaatacacagtggttacggtcaactaattttatttttctgataagaaactttttttctaatgttgtttaaactttagTACATATGTCAAACTTTTTCGCCATATAATAGGTGTTGATGGTCGTAAAGCACTATGAGTCAGTGTAAATTTGCGTGCTAATTGGTCAATTGTCTATAGAATATATAGGGAATTTAGTAAGTAGTATGTGACCTgtatatgaacggtttacaatgtcagaatgcTTTTACTTTcaactacgctgcaagaagatGGCGCAGTAATTTATCAtcttcatttttagctctactggccaaaggccagaagagcttatgcgatggtaatgtgtacgtagtatgtgcgtctgtaaacaattccttgttaacacgatacaaccttcagttttgattgtatcttgatgaaacttgtacagtatctacatatccattagagcttggttcctctCGAAagccagccagatccgcccatgcatgcctagatgatgggccttgatagtataaaaatcagtgcgtctgtaaacaattccttgttaacatttgattgtatctcgatgaaacttgtacagtatctagatatccattagagcttggttccttttttccttcgaaaaccagccagatccgcccatgcatgcttATGGGCCTTAAAAGTATCCAGAAATCAGTGCGGCTGTGAACAATTGCTTTTGAACACGCTACAGTCTTCAGTTTctattgtatcttgatgaaacttgtacagtatttagatatcaattACAGCTTGGTCTACATGAGTCTACATGAGCAATGTATATTTTTAGCTTAGTTTACATTTAAAGTCACAAttgtttgtgaatgtttgttcaaataatgcccctggggtcattactggccatgcCCCTGGGTTGACAGATGtgttatacttaaattgggaaatgttaaaaacctttttgtctgaaacagctttgcaaatccttgctattttgaacaaggcttaatttagtggtacactaccatggttgttaaACTTATGCCCCTTGGGCCAAAATTGGCACTGGCTCGCACACTTCATAAGTGATGTTGActacacaaacccagccagtagagcatagggcCTTTTGGGCGTCttgtttcatcatcatcatcatcatcatcatcatcatcatcatcatcatcatcatcatcatcatcatcatcaccatcatcatcatcatcatcatcatcattaattttacaagCTATTTTTACTAGTGCACCTGTTTACATCTAAGGTTGTCttcgattgaaaatggccgGTGAGAGTCCTCCGACAAGAACGCAGAGGCAGACGATAAtaatttttatagaaaatatgtttgatgaTCAGACAAAACCAGTATGGAACGGGGTATGACGTTACTATATAAAAGCATGTAAATAACAtgaaattaattcattattattaattcaatGTCATACGATTCAGGTGAAATAATTTGATGTGTAAACATTAAAAGGATTCAtttcttacttgtaaataaCATCGGCACTTTGTAACAATAAAAAGGCAGGCTATATTTTGAAGTTCAGCTTTAGGTATACAAAACGTGCAGTCTTAtacttgaacaaaaaaaaatcaatttttgttAAGTAATGATGTCAAAACCCCATGTGTGTATGGCAGTcgctgttttttttctcaatttagAATGGTTTGTTATATAcgattttaataatatttattattgatataatataGTCAAATGTTTCTTTGCTATCTGGGAACAATTAATTCGAACTTGAATCCTACTCCCAGTTGCAATGTATCAATTTATtatccaaattcaatgaaatgcAAACATGATTGGTCAGTTGGCTACCGATCGACTCCTAGGCCGCGTCATGTTAATTTGGCTGATATTGATTTAGATTTTTGtaattcaatcaaaatgaccAAGTGTGTTTTTAATGTTGACGCCGTACCTCTTTGATGGGTATGAAAATGCAGAAATAAGTAACAATTGAATATATTCCGATAATGCAATTTATTTCCCACTAGTTATTTTCACATAGAACAACATTTTACTAATCATTGTGTGTgtatatgggggggggggtcatctTATCAAACACCAAGCGAAAAGACAATATCGTAAGATCAAGAATTTCAACGAGTGTCACAATCTAGATTGAAAGTTTTAATAGTAAAAAcgcatacagtcgaaccccgttggctcgaacttgttTTGCCcgattttctcgttggctcgaactggatgtcaAGGAACGATTTCTgcatactgaaggtaagcattctcGTTTGGCttgaattttccgaggctcggggtattttcgccggtccctaggAGCCAGCGGCGTTTGACCTTGCACATTGCCTTAACTGACCAATTAGTATTTTAGTTTCGAAACAGATAGTATAACTACTAAGATATATTAATTCGAAAAAAACTTTACGATACATGAGTAAATAAGATGGCCCCGTAGAAAACTAAGCCCTTGCAACCAGGTTTTACTGGCTCGCCAGCAGTTCCACTAGCATGTTGTAAAACCTTTTTAGTTTCTGTGTTCGGTAGAAGACAGAAAGTCCCGTTTCACAGTCCAGTGATACGAAGTAGATGTAGCCGACTTGCACAGAGATCCCATTCGACCTAGCACACATGACTGGCCAGTGCCACAATCCATCTAAACacagacaaaatattgttactatttcaaattaatatggacacaaatataatatatgtaaataacaatttcCCCTTCCTTGTTGAAATTGCTGTATTCAGTGTATTGCGCCTACAaattgtatttctgtattttaaaTACGTAAAGCTACTGACTCTTACAAAGAGTTAGCTTCGGGATAAATCAATGAACTTCgactgtaataataataataataatgacaataataataataataataataataataataataataataataattaatcgTAGTGTTGaacttttaacatgtattttgttatacTAAGTTCAAACTGAGTCCCAATGAAGTGCATTATTGCATACATAACTAATATTCCTTACGGTAAAGTCAACTCAGGATTAGCTGCTAAAATGCAATGCATGAATACGCAAATATATCACAAAACACTTGGGGTTTTTTGCGTTTGGATGCTAACTAATTTTCTGATGAAATATTTCTGCGATATATTTCCTTGACTGTAAATGCTTTTAATCTACTCTTGCAAAAGTACAAATTAAGTTTTCAAACGTTATAAAGAAGAAATGAATTTTCCACCTAGTTTTGTATTGTGGAAGGGCCTTAATATTCTTACCTTTAGATACCAGGCAAAATCCAACTGCGTAGCAAGTGTCGCCATTCTTCAAGGCTTTCTCATTCGCAAAACCTTCACCagttgaaatgtaaaatattaaagtgacactcttatttaaaaccaatacatacacatgtataacaaacacaaattttgacTCATGACTCTTAAACTATTTACTTAATACATGTGTAattcatttatgcaaaaaataaatactgataacaatattgtaaccgtgaattaaatagcagaaagcgcaattgttttaaatgtttgttagCTAGCTGCCTTATGGTCTGACACCGTACGTTAACTTCATCACGatttaattaaattgtgttttaaagaCAAAAGTGACATGAGCTTGAAGTGACTGTAATACTCTCGCAAATCCAGATATcagaagacttgaagaaacaaagtcattcggaactcctcggccatttttatgaaaaacagcGTCGGATGTATTtagacggtttacatactcaaaatatggtacgtttaagtccgctgcaagtagatcgcgtagtaattttatttagcagttaaactttgtgacttaactcttgggaatcttaattatgtttgcaataatacacttcactggcaatcaatttaaacttagatcaataaatacaagctaaaacactataattattgaaataatctaAAAGTTTACGAAATACTTCAACTGATACAAGAGGTTCGGGTGCGTTGCCCTGGCTCTTTGCAAGCAGACCTCTCGGCAAAGCACCGATACTCGGACTAAAACTTTCCTTGGTCTAACCAGTACGAAGTACACGATTTCAACACTAGTACGGGCAAGGcatctttcataaaaaaaacttaatttgaaactaaacattaatctagaaaaatattatttttcattaatgcttttttcacattttcggtaTTTTAATTCttagtttggaattataagattttttttttgattttttataaaaatgattgagtttgaaaatccggtgccagtgtgAGGTGAATAGCAATAAAGAATAATTCAGACACAGTTGTAGAGGATCAACGCTGAATCAAATCTAACACGTCAGGGGCCCTTTTTTtatcatcctcggcaccccagcgtatctgAAACCTATAtcataggttatgatacgctggggtgccgaggatgttTTTTATAATTGGATTAATAATTTTGCGAGGGGAGTTCGGGGAACATTTTAAAACCTCTGGTGCAATCTGGTACaggaaaatttaaatattttaggatcctgcaagtacgcatactgcaactttggctgattttttttttgtcagaatcatgtggattcagcctcgaactcgcgtataggcagctacgcgcctatACGTTATACAACCGAAAACAGAAGAAAAAGGTCAGCCCCGGTAACATGAGGGCCGACAAGGTTCTGTGTGCGTCGCCTTGGTCACCCTAGGGAAGCTCAAAGTCTCGTCTATTCGATGATATCTAAGTGAGAACCGAAGTTGATCTGTGTACGAAATTCATAAATTCACTACGATTTGTTCATGGTTTTATCACTAGGAACGGAGTTTAGTTATGACACactgtttaaatttatatcaacCATGACGTGCTTGAATTTGAACTCGCTGAAGATAAAATAAACTTGGCAAAACAAGTTTTATGTTACTGGTTCTGATCTGGTTTAACTGTATTTTTGCGCGGATTATAACAATGCCGTTTAACTTGGATGAATTTCTGCTGAAATACGCTCCACATGAAGAAACTGTTTCATACCTCAGGGCAAAGTATTCGGGAGACAAAAAAGAGTTCGAGACAGATGTTGATGCCGCTAGGCGTAGTGCAGTCGAAACAGCAAGACGGTACGCAGGTGATACGGGTTTTGATGGAACAACACAGGAATTCTCCGTACCGGTTGATGATGAACGTGACATTCAAGGTATGATTTACTCATTTAAACAAACGAtcacttatgcaccagtcaattgtaaccacgccccaagATCCgagaaatagcggggactttgacgtTCGGTCCAGCTAagccaccaaatgcccccgcaccccagggaccctaggtaaggcccatttcttGCTATTTTGGGGGCGAAGACAAa
Coding sequences within:
- the LOC128209225 gene encoding uncharacterized protein LOC128209225, coding for MEESKLKDKFSNEFASTKANNDPWSPPIQNTHIALLPQPKKDPLRDIKSPEIYIQSLEKKLQRFKGQTKTDKVRPDEMIKSLQEARDLHTSQYLESRDSQSSEFVTVDQDNSSVLLSVQRKLHPERQALNQLELIPLVHDDVLSKHSEQIEEIETKNT